DNA sequence from the Candidatus Poribacteria bacterium genome:
AGGAAATTTCGGAATGGACCTCTATCTGACCCCTTCCAAAATCACTGAGATAATAGGTGTGGAAGAAGGAATAATTAACCGAACATTAAAACGAAGAGATGGGGACATTGAACCGTATCTGCGCGTCGTCTCTGCTCCCCCTGAAACGCCTGGCGGTAGTCCCAGACCCCAGATTCAGTTAAGGATTGATGGGCTCGCACTCCTGATAAAAAAACTCACCTATAATATCCCAACCGATGATATTATTGAGAACCTCAGTTGTCAGGTTTTTCATATCACGCATCTGAAGGAAACGTGTGAAAAATTGGAAAGGGAGAATAAAACCCTTATCGCTACAAATAAACAACTCCAGGAAAAGGTGGAAGACTTCCGAACCCAAAAAGAGCGGTTGTCCACAGAAGTGGACAAACTGCAAAGTCAACTCATTGCGGAACAATCCAAAACCTGGGTAGACCGTTTACTGAAACGGGGAGAGTGATAGGGCTGGATACGCAAGGCTACAGGAGACCTGACTTTCACAGGGATCGAAAATCGTTATGGAAACCAAAGAAAAACGGAACCAACTGTTTGCGGTCGGGTTCTTCGTTCTCGGTATGTTCTTCCTCTATGTAGAGGGTATCTCATTCCTGCCATCCTTCATCGTTCAGAATGCCGTTTTGCTCAAAGGCATCGCACTCGTGTTGCTGAGCATCGCTGCGATCCTCGCGGGTACCGCCTTTGAGAATAAACCGCGAATCGCCATCATTTCCGGTGTATGTTTAGTGATGGGACTCGGATTTCTCTATCTGCCTGTCCCTTCAATCTTGCAGGGTTCAACGTTCCATATCCTTTTCGCCACTGCGATTGCATTTGGCATGACAACCCCAACGAAACACGCAGCGACTATCGGTTCAGCCGCTTTCGCGGGCATCGGCATCCTTTTTCTCTACCAGCCTTTCTTTCCCGTGCTTAATAGCACTGCCCTACACCTACTGCTACCCGGCGTAATCGTCTTCTCGATCGTCTTTTCGCAGAAAACCGTGTGTGAACAAATTTCTATCGGCTTCATCGCACTGGGTTTAATTGCGCTCTGTCAACCGTTTCTAATGCTATTCTATCAAACCGGTTTCCAATTGCTGCTTACCGGATTAACAGGATTTATTGTCGCAGCGCATCGATAGAATTCTTTCAACTATAGTAGCATCCGAAGATATGTAGCCCTCAAATAAAAAATTGTCAAACAGAAAATCCAGTCCTTCCCCCAGTCCCAAAAGAAAAAAAATTGTGATAGTCGGTGCGGGTGTCATCGGAGCCGCCATCGCGTATCATCTGTCCCGCCGCAATAGTATCGCTGTAACGGTTCTGGAGCGCGAGGTTCCTGGTGCCGGGGCATCCGGACACTCTTTCGCGTGGGCAAACGCCTTCGGGAAAGAGCCGCGGGATTACCATACCCTCAACCGGCGTTCCTTGGATATGTGGTACCGCCTCGCACATCAACTGGATGCGGATATAGGTATCCACTATGGCGGCGAAATGCGGTGGGAAAACACGCCACAACGTGCGACACAACTCCGTCAACGCATCCAACAAATTCAGAAATGGGGTTACCCGTGTCGGCTCATCACGCGTGACGAGATGTTGGCATTTGAACCACACTTACACCCTGGCACTGTAGCAGCCGCATCCTTCTCAGAAGCCGATATACATGTTGAGACAGACAGATTCATCGAGGTGTGTCTCCAACGGGCATGCGAAAGTGGGGCGGTTGTGCATCCACAAACCAGCGTTACAGGGTTTGTGGTTCGTGAGGGGAGTATTGTTGCTGTCAAAACCGCTGATGCCGAATTTCCGTGCGAGGGTGTCGTTTTAGCGAGCGGTGTTCAGACGACTGAACTCGCCGCCTTCGCGCATGCACATATTCCGCAACAACGGAGTCCGGGGATCGTTATTGAGACAACCCCGTGTGCTAAAGTCCTAAACAACGTTGCAATCATCCACGCGCCTCCGACAGATGAGAACCATCAGCACCTCCACCTCCGGCAAATGGGTGACGGGAGTCTTAGAATCGGACAGGGGACCCAAGAAGGGATAAACCGTGATGATTCACAGCAGCACGCCGATGCCCTCCTCGCGCGTGCCAAGGCGTATTTGCCAACTATAGGGGACGCTGAAGCGATTCCAACACCGGTTGGCTATCGTCCAATGCCGCTTGATGGGTTTCCGGTCCTGGGGTTTACCGAGGCGGTGCAGAATCTGTATATCGCTTTAATGCACAGCGGTGTAACATTAGCACCTTTGGTGGGTGAAATGGCAAGCTTGGAAATTGCCGACAATGCAAGGGTGGATTGGTTCGCACCCTACCGACCCGAACGGTTTGGGTAGAGTGTCCCGTCCATCTCATACGCTTATAAATAACAGTTCAGACTTCATAGTGATCCCTGTACACCTTCACCAAATCCCCCTTCCGAAAACCCGGGACAGCCGTAGCACATTCCTGTGCCAAGCGTTCGTAATCAATCCCCATCAGCCGCGCCAAGACAGTCGGATTTTGTGCTTTTAAAAGCATCCACTGTTTATGCCGTTCGCACTGCTTTTCATCTATCTCTCTCCGAGAATAATCCTGCCATCCCTGACACGGCACAGCGAAATCAAACGGATTTTGGAAGACTTTCAAGGCGTCAGGTGTGTTGTTATACTGCCACATCTGAAAATCACGGTGTCGGGTTGGTAAGCGTTTATGTTGTCGCATGTCCAGATGGGCGCTTCTCAAACGGGTCCATATCTGGAACTCCGTATTTACCGCATAGGATTTACCGGTTGCGAGGTGGAACGCATCTCTTGGGAGTGGGAATTGACTAATAAACCGCATGCCCTCATCAAGCCGCTTGTGCGTGTCAAACTTTCGGAAATTGACGGGGACAATAAACGCCACGATATCCGCCAGATGGGCAGCATGGTTAAAGAAGTCTATCGCTAATTTTCCGCGCTTGCCGAAAGGTGGATTACCGATAACCGCGGTATCTCTGCGTGTAAACGGGAAATCGGTGACCTCAAAAAAGTCTTGGGATTTCACATCGCTACATTTCGGCACGAGATCTATGCCTAATCGTTTTTCCGGCGGTAAGAGTTTATAAAACGCACCAGTACCAGCGGCAGGCTCTACGAAAAAGAGGTCGCTGAGACTTCGGTTTAAGGTTGAAAGCGTCTCCGTGAAATGCTCCCAACATGCCCGCGCGACCTCTGATTTCGTATAAAATTGGTCTAATGAATGTTGCACGATTTTTGTAAATTATCGCAAAGTCAAGTCTCTCGAGGATGGATTACTCAAAGAGCACCAACTCGCCATCCTTGACAACCAGGATTTTCGGGTCGTAAACCGCATCCCCGTTAGCATCAAAAGAGAATTTGCCTAAAATTGTGTCAAAATCCCTGATACTTGCCAGCGCGTCTCGAATCGCAGCGGCATCGGTGGAGTGTGCCCTCTCGATCGCCTCCGCGAGAATATAAAATGCCGCATACGCGCGCGCCGCGTAATTGTTCGGTGCCATGCCGAATTGGGTGGTATAATTCTCTACGAACGCTTGATTTCCCGGTGTATTGACAGCAGCACCCCATCCGATAAAAGTCATCGCGCCCTCGGCGGCTACGCCTGCAACTCGCACATTGTCTGCTGTCAATGTCCGCACGATAAAGGGGGCGGATATACCGAGTGTGTGCCCTTGGATGAGGATGCCAGGCTTTTCTGGAGGTTGAGATGAAACAAAGATAACATCGGGATCCAGAGCCTGTATTCGGGTTAACTGTTCAGAAAAGTCGGTATCCCCACCTTGGAAGGTTTCAGTGGCGACCACTTCAATACCCCGTGCCTTGAGCACCTCCCGCACTGCCGCATCTCCATCTGTAGAGAAAAGATCGGTGTCATCATAGAGTGTCGCCACGCGTTGATAACCGAGGTGTGTCTGTGTTACTTCAATACCCCTGGGGATAAGTATATCTGTAGTCAGCGCGACGCGGAACACAAAATCTCCAATCGCGCTGAGACCCCGGGCAGCGGAGGTCGGACTGATTGCCACTACCTGATTCTCTTGTGCAATCGGAAAAACTTCCTTCGTGTGCGTTGAAGTAGTAGGTCCAAGGATAACAGATACCCTATCTTGATGAATCAGTTTATTGAAAGCAGCGACTGTGCCTTCTGTCGTGCCCTGACCGTCTTCGACGATAAGCTTGAGCTTGGCACCATTAGGGTGGGCAGCGTTAATCTCATCGAGTGCCAATTCAAAGCCTTGCAATATTGGGATGCCAAACGTGTCAGTGAGCCGACCCGTCAAGGGTAAGGCAACCCCTATGGCGATTTCTGCACTCCCTTCCGTCATCTGTGGTGTGGGAGGTTGAACAATCTGTGAAACCCGATCACACGCCGAAAGTCCCAGCATTAGCACGGGAACCGTGAATAGGTACGCGAATAATGTAAATCTTTTCGTATTCATGAAACTCCTTTACGAGCGCGAAGTGTTTATTGCTCTCGACTTTCTTAGTATATCACTTTTACTCTCAAAATCAAGTTGAAACCAATTCAACTCTATTCCTATATGCTTGATCAATTTCCTATTTCGTGGTATATTGTAGTGAATCCAAGCGT
Encoded proteins:
- a CDS encoding ABC transporter substrate-binding protein, coding for MNTKRFTLFAYLFTVPVLMLGLSACDRVSQIVQPPTPQMTEGSAEIAIGVALPLTGRLTDTFGIPILQGFELALDEINAAHPNGAKLKLIVEDGQGTTEGTVAAFNKLIHQDRVSVILGPTTSTHTKEVFPIAQENQVVAISPTSAARGLSAIGDFVFRVALTTDILIPRGIEVTQTHLGYQRVATLYDDTDLFSTDGDAAVREVLKARGIEVVATETFQGGDTDFSEQLTRIQALDPDVIFVSSQPPEKPGILIQGHTLGISAPFIVRTLTADNVRVAGVAAEGAMTFIGWGAAVNTPGNQAFVENYTTQFGMAPNNYAARAYAAFYILAEAIERAHSTDAAAIRDALASIRDFDTILGKFSFDANGDAVYDPKILVVKDGELVLFE
- a CDS encoding FAD-binding oxidoreductase codes for the protein MSNRKSSPSPSPKRKKIVIVGAGVIGAAIAYHLSRRNSIAVTVLEREVPGAGASGHSFAWANAFGKEPRDYHTLNRRSLDMWYRLAHQLDADIGIHYGGEMRWENTPQRATQLRQRIQQIQKWGYPCRLITRDEMLAFEPHLHPGTVAAASFSEADIHVETDRFIEVCLQRACESGAVVHPQTSVTGFVVREGSIVAVKTADAEFPCEGVVLASGVQTTELAAFAHAHIPQQRSPGIVIETTPCAKVLNNVAIIHAPPTDENHQHLHLRQMGDGSLRIGQGTQEGINRDDSQQHADALLARAKAYLPTIGDAEAIPTPVGYRPMPLDGFPVLGFTEAVQNLYIALMHSGVTLAPLVGEMASLEIADNARVDWFAPYRPERFG